One genomic segment of Candidatus Sulfotelmatobacter sp. includes these proteins:
- the aspS gene encoding aspartate--tRNA ligase, protein MCGALRASDAGNKAVLMGWVNKRRDHGNLLFIDLRDRTGVTQIVINVERDKAIHEKAGELRNEYVIAAIGTVKLRDANTVNKNMPTGEVELVVDELRILNQSKLPPFLPSDTALTNEETRLKYRYIDLRRDVMQFNIETRHKVAKAIRDYLSSQGFFEIETPFMTRSTPEGARDYLVPSRVQPGSFYALPQSPQLFKQILMISGFDKYFQIVRCFRDEDLRADRQPEFTQIDLEMSYPQAERVWEVVEGFLTAAFRAAGSEIETPFPRIDYDEAIRLYGIDKPDLRLPAFTDVRDCFTAENLQELAINANLPVIAVRTPKVGELSRKERDDIKPMFHSKGGAKLFEDFKRIGNKFPDAAEAISKKIATEDGDLVVLVAGSAQAGPQTAMPIHRKVTPAELSIYASAGLLRLALAQKYAERHGIFKKSGDPAKDFRFLWVTNFPMFEWDEGEKQWMAAHHPFTSPHEQDMGLLEAGVESVNDPQSPLSAVRALAYDVVLNGTELGSGSIRIHRQDIQSKIFRALGMTEDEARARFGFFLEALEYGTPPHGGIALGLDRIVMILAGAESLREVIPFPKTARAVDLMVDAPTPVNEKQLRELGISVKK, encoded by the coding sequence ATGTGCGGGGCACTGCGCGCTTCAGACGCCGGCAACAAAGCCGTGCTTATGGGATGGGTGAACAAGCGGCGCGACCACGGCAATCTGCTGTTTATCGATCTGCGCGACCGGACGGGCGTGACCCAGATCGTCATCAACGTCGAGCGCGACAAGGCGATTCACGAAAAGGCGGGTGAGCTGCGGAACGAGTACGTCATCGCCGCGATCGGAACGGTAAAGCTGCGCGACGCCAACACTGTGAACAAGAATATGCCCACGGGCGAAGTCGAGTTGGTGGTCGACGAGTTACGCATTCTGAACCAATCGAAGCTGCCGCCATTCCTTCCTTCCGACACGGCGCTCACTAACGAAGAGACTCGGCTGAAGTATCGCTACATCGACCTGCGGCGCGACGTGATGCAGTTCAACATTGAAACGCGGCACAAGGTGGCGAAGGCGATCCGCGATTATCTTTCCTCTCAGGGATTTTTCGAGATCGAGACGCCGTTCATGACGCGCTCGACGCCCGAGGGGGCGCGCGATTATCTGGTGCCCAGCCGCGTGCAGCCGGGGTCGTTCTATGCGCTGCCGCAATCGCCGCAGTTGTTCAAACAGATCCTGATGATTTCCGGATTCGACAAGTATTTTCAGATTGTGCGCTGCTTCCGCGATGAAGACCTGCGCGCCGATCGCCAGCCGGAGTTCACGCAGATCGATCTGGAAATGTCGTATCCGCAGGCGGAACGAGTGTGGGAAGTGGTCGAGGGATTTCTGACGGCTGCGTTTCGCGCGGCGGGAAGTGAAATTGAGACTCCGTTTCCGCGCATCGATTATGACGAGGCCATCCGCTTGTATGGTATCGACAAGCCAGATTTGCGGCTGCCGGCTTTTACCGACGTGCGCGACTGCTTCACGGCGGAGAATTTGCAGGAACTGGCGATCAACGCAAATTTGCCGGTCATCGCCGTTCGCACGCCGAAAGTTGGCGAACTTTCCCGCAAAGAGCGCGACGACATCAAACCGATGTTCCACTCCAAGGGCGGCGCGAAGTTGTTCGAAGACTTCAAGCGCATCGGCAACAAGTTTCCCGACGCGGCGGAGGCAATCTCGAAGAAGATCGCAACGGAAGATGGAGATCTCGTCGTGCTGGTGGCCGGGTCGGCGCAGGCTGGGCCGCAGACTGCAATGCCCATTCACCGCAAGGTGACGCCTGCGGAGTTGTCGATTTATGCGTCGGCCGGTCTGCTGCGACTGGCGCTGGCGCAGAAATATGCCGAGCGCCACGGCATTTTCAAAAAGAGCGGCGATCCCGCGAAAGACTTCCGTTTCTTGTGGGTTACCAACTTCCCCATGTTTGAGTGGGACGAAGGCGAAAAGCAATGGATGGCAGCGCATCATCCGTTTACATCACCGCACGAGCAGGACATGGGATTGCTCGAGGCGGGCGTGGAGTCGGTGAACGATCCGCAATCGCCGCTCAGCGCGGTGCGCGCCCTGGCTTATGACGTTGTGCTGAACGGCACCGAACTGGGCTCGGGCTCGATTCGTATTCATCGCCAGGACATTCAGAGCAAAATCTTCCGCGCTCTCGGCATGACCGAAGACGAAGCCCGCGCACGTTTCGGATTCTTTCTGGAAGCGCTGGAGTATGGCACGCCTCCGCATGGCGGCATCGCGCTGGGCCTAGATCGCATTGTGATGATTCTGGCCGGAGCGGAGAGCCTGCGCGAAGTGATTCCATTCCCCAAAACTGCCCGCGCGGTGGATCTGATGGTGGATGCCCCGACGCCGGTGAATGAGAAGCAACTGAGGGAGTTGGGAATTTCAGTGAAAAAGTAG
- a CDS encoding SH3 domain-containing protein, which translates to MRIRAHFRSGRLVLLVLPAAVVLSLLLVPGCSRGRHRVLEVAYVSAPQASLRDQVAVAFSRVGSVKNGERVEVLEREKRFARVRTGSGLEGWIEQRSLVDQKTFDALQKLSADNQADPIQAPGILRNETNMHVTPGRETEHLYQLASGAKVAILKRATAERQPGAAPALKASKPGKAAPSGPPLEDWWLVRDEQGRVGWVLARMVDVDVPLDIAQYAEGQRFVAFFALNEVPDNDKGVQKQVPQYLCVMTDPHDGLPYDYDQVRVFTWNTRKHRYETAYREHGLNGVLPVTVTKQEFDKEGTLPVFILRVKDDAGNVTERKYKLNTPIVRRVLAPGEVLSRGTTKRRR; encoded by the coding sequence ATGCGAATTCGTGCTCATTTCCGCTCAGGCAGACTCGTTCTGCTGGTTTTGCCGGCGGCCGTCGTACTTTCGCTTCTGCTTGTTCCAGGGTGTAGCCGGGGCCGGCATCGGGTGCTGGAGGTGGCGTATGTCTCGGCCCCACAGGCGTCGCTGCGCGACCAGGTTGCGGTGGCTTTTAGTCGCGTGGGCAGCGTAAAAAATGGAGAACGCGTCGAGGTGCTGGAGCGCGAGAAGCGTTTCGCCCGGGTGCGCACTGGCAGCGGACTCGAAGGCTGGATTGAACAGCGCTCTTTGGTCGACCAGAAAACCTTTGACGCCCTCCAGAAGCTCAGCGCGGATAATCAGGCGGATCCCATCCAGGCCCCGGGAATTCTGCGCAACGAAACGAATATGCACGTGACGCCGGGCCGCGAAACGGAACATCTTTATCAGTTGGCGTCGGGGGCGAAGGTGGCGATCCTGAAACGGGCGACTGCCGAGAGACAGCCGGGCGCGGCGCCGGCTCTGAAAGCCTCGAAGCCCGGAAAGGCCGCACCGTCGGGCCCGCCACTAGAGGATTGGTGGCTGGTGCGCGACGAGCAGGGCCGCGTGGGATGGGTGCTGGCGCGCATGGTGGATGTTGACGTCCCACTCGACATCGCGCAATATGCCGAAGGCCAGCGCTTCGTCGCCTTCTTCGCGCTGAACGAGGTGCCCGACAACGACAAGGGAGTGCAGAAACAGGTGCCGCAATACCTTTGCGTGATGACCGATCCGCACGACGGCCTGCCCTACGACTACGATCAGGTGCGCGTCTTTACCTGGAACACCCGCAAGCATCGCTATGAAACGGCATATCGCGAGCACGGTCTTAACGGAGTTCTCCCGGTCACGGTGACCAAGCAGGAGTTCGATAAAGAAGGAACTTTGCCAGTGTTCATCCTGCGAGTGAAAGACGATGCGGGCAATGTTACTGAGCGAAAGTACAAGTTGAACACGCCGATCGTCCGCAGAGTGCTGGCGCCCGGTGAAGTCCTGTCGCGAGGAACGACGAAACGACGGCGCTAA
- a CDS encoding carboxypeptidase regulatory-like domain-containing protein produces MRFTKLSKLLVILTVTALLIPGALLAQSATTGAISGTVTDPSNAVVGSATVALTNSETGVTATATTNASGAFGFPLLQPGAYKVSVKREGFRTTEKSAPVAVGQTTTVNIQLVIGSGAEVVEVSGAAPLIQTEDANLSTTFSAKQVDLLPNGGNDLTAVANTSPGVQINTSSGGGYGNFTAFGLPATSNLFTVNGNDENDPYLNLNNSGATNLLLGKNEVQEVSVVSNGYTGQYGRMAGAQVDYATKSGTNNWHGNAQYFFNSGGMNANDWFNVQSGTPLPQENNNQWAASIGGPIKKDKLFFFFDTEGLRYILGTAQQTVLPTAAFATAVENNLAANSTILAGETLNNSSAFYTQMFNAYLSAPGINRAVPVDDSFDSTLNLGCGDLNVGGNFLPSLAQFGGLPTTFNSAYGVNNGGGGVPCSQQFHSNAGQLSHEYIIVGKVDWVASESDKLNFRFRADRGLQATYTDPVSPVFNDNSGQPQDEGQMNWTHTFGPRVLNSFIMSGLYYSAFFKSVNQSAATALFPYAMLDFDTSSWSDVGGINYDFPQGRNVTQAQFVDDLSITRGSHELKMGVNFKRLDITDGIFGVRAVTPLNEVFSTTDLVSGFIDIFAQRFPTRLEQPMAMYSMGLYFQDQWRVNRNLKLTMTLRADRNSDMVCQTNCFSKLAGGDFSQITHDTATPYNQLIIANQHSAFPNIERVVMQPRFGFAWDPRGNQKTVLRGGVGLFSDLYPGTIVDTFARTSPNLNSFVLGGLPYSPDEGAISAEATAQSTNAAFAANFTNGGNSQTLPPGAARPTYNSVVNTLKNPKYLEWNFEVQQAIGPKTSLSLNYVGNKGYDEFINNAFENSYSTNGFVGLPSTKPDDHFGIVTLLNNSGISNYNGLTGTVTRRFTAGFTGTFNYTWSHALDDVSNGGVLPFSNGDSFLNQISPISLRSLNYSNSDYDVRHNISANYVWELPFKANGFLNKAVSGWVLSETFFWRSAYPYTVYDSAAPAGAVSGLGNASSLTILPDFLGGSTPSCLYPGIGANPTQCLQGSQFTPVGSETNFGNIPRNSFRGPHYFNSDISILKNIPLTERISLGLGANAYNVFNHPSFANPVSDTSSSQFGTIRSTVEPPTSPYGAFVGSAVSGRLLQVQARLTF; encoded by the coding sequence ATGCGGTTTACAAAATTGAGCAAATTGCTCGTAATTTTGACGGTGACAGCCCTGTTGATCCCCGGTGCGCTGTTGGCGCAAAGTGCAACGACAGGCGCGATCTCGGGCACGGTGACCGATCCGTCGAATGCCGTGGTCGGCAGCGCGACGGTCGCGTTGACGAATAGCGAGACTGGAGTTACGGCTACCGCGACCACGAACGCCTCGGGAGCGTTCGGCTTTCCACTGTTACAGCCCGGCGCTTACAAAGTCAGTGTCAAGCGTGAGGGGTTTCGCACCACCGAGAAGTCGGCTCCAGTAGCGGTAGGACAGACGACGACGGTAAATATCCAACTGGTGATTGGATCCGGCGCGGAAGTTGTGGAAGTTAGCGGCGCAGCCCCCCTCATCCAAACAGAGGATGCCAACCTTTCCACCACCTTTTCAGCCAAGCAGGTCGACTTGCTCCCCAACGGCGGCAACGATCTGACGGCGGTTGCCAATACTTCGCCTGGAGTTCAAATCAACACTTCGAGCGGCGGTGGTTACGGCAACTTCACGGCTTTCGGCCTCCCCGCAACGTCGAACCTGTTTACGGTCAATGGCAACGACGAAAACGATCCGTACCTGAACCTGAACAATTCTGGCGCAACCAACCTGCTGCTGGGTAAGAACGAAGTTCAGGAAGTATCGGTTGTCAGCAACGGATACACCGGCCAATACGGTCGCATGGCGGGTGCGCAGGTTGACTACGCAACCAAATCCGGTACCAACAATTGGCACGGAAACGCTCAGTACTTTTTCAACAGCGGCGGCATGAACGCCAACGACTGGTTCAACGTTCAGTCGGGAACTCCGCTTCCGCAGGAGAATAATAATCAGTGGGCGGCATCTATTGGCGGGCCGATCAAGAAGGACAAGCTGTTTTTCTTCTTCGATACGGAAGGTCTGCGGTACATCCTCGGGACCGCCCAGCAGACAGTGCTGCCGACGGCAGCTTTTGCAACGGCCGTGGAGAACAATCTAGCGGCGAACTCCACGATTTTGGCGGGGGAGACACTCAATAACTCGTCGGCTTTTTACACGCAGATGTTCAATGCGTACCTTAGCGCGCCCGGGATCAACCGAGCGGTGCCTGTCGACGATAGTTTCGATTCGACGCTTAATCTTGGCTGCGGCGACCTGAACGTGGGTGGGAATTTCCTGCCGTCGCTGGCACAATTCGGTGGTCTTCCTACCACTTTCAACTCAGCTTACGGCGTGAACAACGGCGGCGGTGGGGTTCCCTGTTCCCAGCAATTCCACTCCAATGCCGGACAGCTTAGCCACGAATACATTATCGTGGGCAAGGTGGATTGGGTTGCTTCTGAAAGCGACAAGCTGAACTTCAGGTTCCGCGCCGATCGTGGACTGCAAGCTACGTACACCGACCCTGTTAGTCCGGTATTTAATGACAACAGCGGTCAGCCCCAGGACGAAGGTCAGATGAACTGGACGCACACCTTTGGTCCCAGGGTGTTGAACTCCTTCATCATGTCGGGTCTTTACTACAGCGCATTCTTCAAATCGGTCAACCAATCGGCGGCGACTGCCCTTTTCCCCTACGCGATGCTGGATTTCGACACTTCCTCGTGGTCGGATGTGGGCGGCATAAACTATGATTTTCCGCAGGGACGAAATGTAACTCAAGCTCAGTTCGTGGATGACCTCTCAATAACGCGAGGCTCGCATGAACTGAAAATGGGCGTCAACTTCAAGCGTCTCGACATTACCGACGGAATTTTCGGCGTCCGCGCGGTCACGCCTCTGAACGAGGTATTTTCCACTACCGATCTCGTCTCAGGGTTCATTGACATTTTTGCCCAGCGGTTTCCGACGAGATTGGAACAGCCCATGGCGATGTACAGCATGGGTCTGTATTTCCAGGACCAATGGCGAGTGAATAGGAATCTCAAGCTGACCATGACTCTGCGAGCCGATCGCAACTCAGACATGGTCTGCCAAACGAATTGCTTCTCTAAACTCGCAGGCGGGGATTTCAGCCAGATCACGCATGACACCGCAACACCCTACAACCAACTCATTATCGCCAACCAGCATTCGGCCTTCCCCAATATCGAGAGAGTTGTGATGCAGCCCCGGTTCGGCTTCGCTTGGGATCCGAGAGGAAACCAGAAAACGGTGCTTCGGGGAGGGGTTGGCCTGTTCTCCGACCTGTATCCCGGCACAATCGTGGATACCTTCGCACGCACTTCTCCGAACCTCAACAGCTTCGTCCTGGGTGGGCTGCCGTATTCTCCGGACGAAGGAGCGATTAGCGCAGAAGCTACAGCGCAGAGCACGAATGCTGCATTCGCCGCCAACTTCACGAATGGAGGCAATTCGCAAACCTTACCTCCAGGAGCTGCTCGCCCCACTTACAATTCGGTCGTAAACACGCTCAAGAACCCGAAGTATCTGGAATGGAACTTCGAGGTTCAGCAGGCGATCGGCCCGAAGACGTCGCTCAGTCTGAACTATGTCGGAAACAAGGGATATGACGAGTTCATCAATAACGCTTTCGAGAACTCGTATAGCACGAATGGCTTTGTTGGCTTGCCGAGCACGAAGCCCGATGACCACTTCGGGATTGTGACCTTGCTGAACAACAGCGGCATTTCCAACTATAATGGTCTGACTGGCACCGTAACCCGGCGCTTCACGGCTGGGTTTACAGGCACCTTCAATTACACCTGGTCACATGCTTTGGATGACGTCTCCAACGGTGGAGTCCTGCCTTTTAGCAATGGCGACAGCTTCCTCAACCAAATTAGTCCCATTAGCCTGCGCAGCCTGAACTACAGCAATTCGGATTATGATGTGCGACACAACATCAGCGCGAACTATGTTTGGGAGCTTCCGTTCAAGGCGAACGGATTCCTGAACAAAGCGGTTAGCGGTTGGGTACTCTCCGAGACCTTCTTCTGGCGCAGCGCATATCCATACACAGTCTACGACAGCGCCGCCCCGGCGGGCGCTGTTTCTGGACTTGGCAATGCAAGCAGTCTCACGATTCTGCCCGACTTCCTGGGCGGCTCAACGCCGAGCTGCCTGTATCCCGGGATCGGGGCGAATCCGACCCAGTGCCTTCAGGGCTCACAGTTTACCCCAGTCGGGTCTGAAACCAATTTCGGTAATATTCCTCGGAATTCCTTCCGCGGCCCTCACTACTTCAATTCGGACATTAGCATCTTGAAAAATATTCCGTTGACGGAGCGGATCAGTCTTGGGCTCGGCGCGAACGCGTACAACGTGTTCAACCACCCGAGCTTCGCAAACCCGGTTTCGGATACCAGCAGCAGTCAATTCGGAACAATTCGGTCCACTGTGGAGCCGCCGACCAGCCCGTATGGTGCGTTCGTTGGATCTGCGGTATCTGGACGGTTACTGCAAGTGCAGGCTCGGTTGACCTTCTAA
- a CDS encoding superoxide dismutase family protein, with product MKYLASGALALACVLPMIAKSPAMRVIQLMNAEGKSVGTIDLWTQGQGVGLELHLHDLAPGEHAIHFHQIPKCDGPDFKSAGGHFNPGGKKHGFDNPDGHHAGDMKNFIVDAMGKANGIKMLDNDVTLGGDGHSLFSNGGTAIVIHAKADDYKTDPSGNSGDRIACGVVTKVEITK from the coding sequence ATGAAATATCTTGCTTCTGGCGCCTTGGCGCTCGCCTGCGTGTTACCCATGATCGCTAAGTCCCCCGCGATGCGAGTAATACAGCTAATGAACGCGGAAGGGAAATCTGTAGGCACGATTGATCTATGGACGCAAGGGCAGGGTGTCGGCCTTGAACTGCATTTGCATGACCTGGCTCCAGGGGAACATGCCATACACTTCCATCAAATTCCCAAGTGCGATGGTCCCGACTTCAAATCGGCGGGGGGACACTTCAATCCCGGTGGCAAGAAGCACGGGTTCGATAATCCAGATGGACACCACGCCGGCGACATGAAGAATTTCATCGTCGATGCAATGGGAAAGGCGAACGGGATCAAAATGCTGGACAACGACGTGACCCTTGGCGGCGACGGCCACTCGCTCTTCAGCAACGGAGGCACGGCGATTGTGATCCATGCCAAGGCCGACGATTACAAGACCGACCCGTCCGGCAATTCCGGCGACCGGATAGCGTGTGGCGTCGTCACGAAAGTAGAGATCACGAAATAG
- a CDS encoding aminotransferase class I/II-fold pyridoxal phosphate-dependent enzyme: MKSSQSKSPPLTKNARNGAPKVTTSKQFLSDKVGQFTESVIREMTRQAMLHGAVNLAQGFPDFPAPAEIKQAAQQAVAADVNQYAITWGAKNLRNAIARQMGVWQGITVDPEKEITVCCGSTEAMISTLLAVCNAGDEVVIFEPFYENYGPDSVLSGARPKFVKLRPPATDGGEWTFDERELRRAFHKHTKAVILNTPNNPTGKVFTRAELELIRDLCVEFDVLAITDEIYEHILYDGTKHISMVSLEGMRERTVTINGMSKTYSVTGWRVGWAVAPEKISNAIRKVHDFLTVGAPAPLQEAGAVALTLPAEYYAKLAEGYRVRRDHLMPALTVAGFQCFRPRGAYYVMTDISAFGFDDDVSFAKYLVQEIGVACVPGSSFYRDPRDGARQVRFAFCKRPETLDAAAVKLRKLTR; encoded by the coding sequence GTGAAATCTTCCCAATCCAAATCCCCGCCTCTCACAAAGAACGCGAGAAATGGGGCACCCAAAGTAACGACCAGCAAACAATTTCTCAGCGATAAGGTCGGGCAATTCACCGAGTCCGTCATTCGCGAGATGACGCGGCAGGCGATGCTGCATGGCGCGGTTAATCTGGCGCAGGGCTTCCCCGACTTTCCCGCTCCGGCGGAGATCAAACAGGCAGCGCAGCAGGCGGTTGCAGCCGACGTGAACCAGTACGCGATCACCTGGGGCGCGAAGAATCTGCGCAATGCGATTGCACGGCAGATGGGCGTGTGGCAAGGGATTACGGTTGATCCCGAAAAAGAAATTACGGTTTGCTGCGGCTCGACCGAGGCGATGATTTCGACTCTGCTCGCCGTGTGCAACGCGGGCGATGAAGTTGTGATCTTCGAACCGTTTTACGAAAACTATGGGCCGGACTCAGTTCTCAGTGGGGCGAGGCCCAAGTTTGTGAAGCTACGTCCGCCGGCAACCGATGGCGGAGAGTGGACGTTCGACGAAAGGGAACTGCGGCGCGCCTTCCACAAACACACCAAGGCCGTCATACTAAATACGCCCAACAATCCTACCGGAAAGGTCTTCACGCGGGCCGAACTGGAGTTGATTCGCGATCTGTGTGTCGAGTTCGATGTGCTCGCGATTACCGACGAGATCTACGAACATATTCTTTACGACGGCACCAAGCATATTTCAATGGTATCGCTCGAAGGCATGCGCGAGCGGACGGTGACCATCAATGGCATGTCAAAAACCTACAGCGTAACGGGATGGCGCGTGGGATGGGCAGTTGCACCGGAGAAGATTAGCAATGCGATCCGCAAGGTGCATGACTTTTTGACGGTGGGCGCACCTGCGCCGTTGCAAGAAGCGGGTGCGGTCGCGCTGACCCTGCCCGCGGAATATTACGCGAAGCTGGCGGAGGGATATCGTGTGCGGCGCGATCATCTGATGCCGGCGCTGACGGTAGCGGGCTTTCAATGCTTTCGCCCGCGCGGGGCATATTACGTCATGACGGATATTTCGGCATTCGGATTCGACGACGATGTGTCGTTTGCGAAATATCTGGTGCAGGAAATCGGCGTGGCCTGTGTTCCGGGGTCGAGTTTCTATCGCGATCCGCGAGACGGGGCGCGACAGGTGCGATTTGCCTTCTGCAAGAGGCCGGAGACGCTGGATGCGGCCGCCGTGAAACTGCGCAAGCTGACGCGCTGA
- a CDS encoding thioredoxin domain-containing protein, giving the protein MKNKQFRTRLDISFLVTCLALAAAVCASAQDTVDTVLRPPKGSQVAIVVFEDLQCPMCRRLAPLVEQASKTYKIPVVRHDFPLPMHNWSYQAAVMARYFDTKSKALGNEFRDYIFENQLEIDPSNLRSYAEKFAAAHKVDLPYVIDPGGKLAAEVNADRDLGKAIKLDHTPTVYIVSSRNPNRPYVEVKDNSQLYSTIDAVMKE; this is encoded by the coding sequence ATGAAGAACAAACAGTTTCGCACTCGTCTGGATATCTCGTTCCTCGTCACTTGCCTCGCACTCGCCGCCGCGGTTTGCGCCTCGGCCCAGGATACCGTGGATACCGTCCTGCGTCCCCCCAAGGGATCGCAGGTTGCCATTGTGGTCTTCGAAGACCTACAGTGTCCTATGTGCCGCCGCCTGGCTCCGCTGGTCGAACAGGCTTCCAAGACCTACAAGATTCCCGTGGTGCGACACGATTTTCCGCTGCCTATGCACAACTGGTCGTATCAGGCCGCGGTGATGGCGCGTTATTTCGATACAAAATCTAAGGCCCTGGGCAATGAGTTCCGCGATTACATTTTTGAGAACCAACTCGAGATCGATCCATCGAACCTGCGCTCTTACGCCGAAAAATTCGCCGCCGCGCACAAGGTGGACCTGCCGTACGTCATCGATCCCGGCGGGAAACTGGCCGCCGAAGTGAACGCCGATCGCGATCTCGGCAAAGCCATCAAGCTCGACCACACCCCCACGGTCTACATCGTCAGCAGCCGCAATCCCAACCGCCCTTACGTCGAAGTCAAAGACAACAGCCAGCTTTATTCCACCATCGATGCGGTGATGAAAGAGTAG
- a CDS encoding urate hydroxylase PuuD codes for MHHFAAAASVVMPTITGKEAAQLIIRWFHIIAGITWVGLLYFFNLINVPFMKQVDASSKAKILQYLTLPTLNWFRWSALATVFLGFWYWGEFYVGADAQRQGGGEGATMGLFLLLWIGAWAILFLIIKKMTPSGYVLGAITTVLVYAAGWIFVHYTPVGGDDNHVLAIGVGGGMGIVMLFNVWGIIWPNNKKIIRGTLAGTPPANAAIMARQAFLASRMNFFLSVPLIFYMAASSHFSSTVIFGK; via the coding sequence ATGCACCATTTCGCCGCGGCAGCATCTGTGGTCATGCCCACCATTACCGGCAAGGAAGCTGCCCAGCTCATTATCCGCTGGTTCCACATCATCGCCGGCATCACCTGGGTCGGTCTGCTCTATTTCTTCAATCTGATCAACGTCCCGTTCATGAAGCAGGTGGACGCCAGCAGCAAAGCCAAAATTCTTCAGTACCTCACTTTGCCCACTCTGAACTGGTTTCGCTGGAGCGCGCTGGCGACGGTCTTTCTCGGCTTCTGGTATTGGGGAGAGTTCTACGTGGGAGCCGACGCGCAACGCCAAGGCGGAGGCGAAGGCGCCACCATGGGCCTCTTCTTGCTGCTCTGGATCGGCGCATGGGCCATCCTGTTTCTCATCATTAAGAAGATGACCCCCAGCGGCTACGTTCTGGGCGCGATCACGACCGTGCTCGTCTATGCCGCAGGCTGGATCTTTGTTCATTACACCCCCGTCGGCGGAGACGACAATCACGTGCTCGCCATCGGCGTCGGCGGAGGCATGGGCATCGTGATGCTGTTCAACGTCTGGGGCATCATCTGGCCCAACAATAAAAAGATCATCCGCGGCACCCTAGCCGGCACTCCACCCGCCAACGCCGCCATCATGGCCCGCCAGGCCTTCCTGGCCTCGCGCATGAACTTCTTCCTGTCGGTGCCACTGATCTTCTACATGGCCGCCAGTTCGCATTTTTCAAGCACGGTAATCTTTGGAAAGTAG
- a CDS encoding DUF2203 domain-containing protein, giving the protein MAERTFTLEEAQSLLPVLESLLRTAIAAKSLMEAVEAEQQALGHRIFLNGGMFVDVVPLARRKAERVKAEQRAKDALAEIDSIGVQVKDIDIGLLDFPCDIDGQVILLCWKMGEKSITHWHGTQEGFAGRKPIDERIARGKRAN; this is encoded by the coding sequence ATGGCGGAGCGTACTTTTACTTTGGAGGAAGCGCAGTCGTTGCTGCCGGTGCTGGAGTCCCTGCTGCGCACCGCGATTGCGGCCAAGAGCCTGATGGAAGCGGTGGAGGCCGAACAACAGGCTCTCGGCCACCGGATTTTTCTCAATGGCGGCATGTTCGTCGATGTCGTGCCTCTGGCTCGGCGCAAGGCCGAGCGCGTGAAAGCCGAGCAGCGCGCCAAAGATGCGCTGGCGGAGATCGACTCGATCGGCGTGCAGGTGAAAGACATCGACATCGGGCTACTCGACTTTCCCTGCGACATTGACGGCCAGGTGATTCTGCTGTGCTGGAAGATGGGCGAGAAGTCCATTACCCACTGGCATGGGACGCAGGAAGGATTCGCGGGGCGCAAGCCGATCGACGAGCGGATTGCGCGTGGGAAGCGGGCGAATTAG
- a CDS encoding Ig-like domain-containing protein, producing MSSTKQKLRLIGALAALATLALAVSCRGFFVNPTLTGVSVGPQSLTLNVAQTYQMSATGTYNDGSQKTLTSGVSWSSSDSTTVSVGQSSGIVDGVQTGSATITASSGSCSACTGSTTVTVVLTNVTSITVSPSSGSATVNQTSAYFSATAEPSGTDITNAGAVWTVQDLSGTDQTANFTLTYVAGQGEGFEPLIGATSAQYNVVASYPGTNAVGKATLNVTQ from the coding sequence ATGTCATCGACGAAGCAGAAACTCCGGCTGATCGGCGCCTTGGCCGCGCTGGCAACCCTAGCCCTGGCAGTAAGCTGCCGGGGATTTTTCGTGAATCCGACACTAACCGGTGTTTCGGTCGGTCCCCAGAGTCTAACCCTGAACGTAGCCCAGACCTATCAAATGAGCGCGACCGGTACCTATAACGATGGCAGCCAGAAGACGCTGACATCAGGAGTATCGTGGTCATCCAGTGATTCCACGACCGTGTCTGTCGGACAATCCTCCGGCATAGTGGATGGAGTCCAAACGGGATCTGCTACGATCACAGCTTCCTCTGGCTCATGTTCCGCGTGCACTGGATCGACGACGGTCACCGTCGTCCTGACCAACGTGACCTCGATCACGGTCAGCCCGAGCAGCGGAAGTGCCACAGTCAATCAAACCTCAGCCTATTTCAGCGCAACCGCTGAGCCCAGCGGGACCGATATTACCAACGCAGGTGCAGTCTGGACCGTTCAGGATTTGAGTGGCACCGATCAGACCGCGAACTTCACGCTTACCTACGTGGCTGGCCAAGGCGAAGGGTTTGAGCCGTTGATTGGCGCAACAAGCGCGCAATATAACGTCGTTGCCAGCTATCCAGGTACCAACGCAGTGGGTAAAGCAACTCTGAACGTCACACAATAG